The Athene noctua chromosome 16, bAthNoc1.hap1.1, whole genome shotgun sequence genomic interval AttctttaataaaacattttgttttgattcaaAATATTCACGATTCAGTTTGTTAACCTTTCTCCATGTGCTATCTATGACATATGTTTCCTATAACAGGATATATTACACACACTACTGTAAGAAAAGATATAGCCAATACCCTTAAACCTTCACCTATTATCACTTAATAGCTGATAGAATACTAGCAAATGGGGCCACATGCTGGAGTGTTTTTCTAGGCACAAGTGGCAGGTACTTCACGCGGTATGAAATCCCCTTTTACCTTAAGTTTTGCCCTCTAGGTTGGTTTATCCACAAAGGAGTGTTCATAATGCACGGGGGGAAATCAAGTATTAATAAATTGGTGACTTAATTTCACCtggaaaacaaccccaaacagCTCCCCAAACCGTAGCCCAGGTTGGAGCCCAAACCTGGCGTTCTGCCGCCCAAGCAGTTCTCTGAGCTCCTGGAATCACACCCAGGGCGAGAGCAGGACATCACTCCAAGCCGGGGAGGCAGCGCAGCCCCGGCCCTAACAAAGGGGCCGGAGCCCCGCTCCCGGGGGGCGGCTGCCGTGTACctgccgcgggggggccggggcgggagcggcCACGGCTGCGCCGCGGGGGAGGCAGCAGCTGTCCGCGGGTGGGAGGCGTCTGCAGCTGGGAAACAGCAGCTCCGGTTTCTGatcagatttgggggtggggtgggaggtgtGTGGGGGAAAAGCCAAGCGATGGATCTTCCCTTCTTTTGACAACACTCTCCCCTTCAGGACTAAGTCTGCACTGGAGGAAAATAACTGCCAGGGAGAACCACTAATCACACCTCCGCGTGGGAACTAACTCCGGGGAGCAGCGTGTGCCGCCAGCCCCGGGACATTCCCCGCCTCGACCCGAAGTGATTCCTCCTGCCACGGTTCAGTCGCCCCTGCAGTTCACCTTTGCCTGCAGTCAACAAGCGTGCAATTCGGGTTTAATGGAGCTGGGTTTATTGTTCCTCTTTGGACTTACAGTTACGTCGACTGCAGGTAATACGAATTTCTTTCTTTGCCACTTCCACGCATGCACACAAAGAAcggctgggtttggggttttttttcttcttcttcctaaAGGCTGTAAAGCGATAGCCCGCTCCGATGCGTGCTAAATAAGCAGAGGCCAAAGACATCGTTTGGCCGCACGgaggtttaaaacaaaaacactCGCTAGCGATGCGCCCCAAGCCTGGGGCGGCCACGGGGGCCCCCCGCCACGCTGCGGTAAATACAAACATAACGGTGCTTTTACCGGCCCCGAGACTTGCCCGGGACTGGCGCTGGGCCGGGTCCCGCTGCGAGGGGGCTGCGCTGGGGGagggggctctgcccgggggggtcggggggtgccggggccgcGGGCTGGCGCCGGGGGGAAGCTGAGCGCTGCTCTTGCCTCCCGCGGTGCAGGGTCCGCGCTGCCCCGGCCTCGCTCCCCGCCGGTGCCGGCCGGCGGCGAACCGCGCTCGGCGGCGCTGGGGCAGAAGGAGCGGGAGGAGAGCGAAGCGGCGGCGGTGCCGGCCGGCGGCAGGGCCAGGGTGGACGGCGGGACGCTGCGGCGCCGAGCCCGGCGCTGCACTTGCTACACCTACAAGGACAAGGAGTGCGTCTACTACTGCCACCTCGACATCATCTGGATCAACACCCCCGAGTGAGTGAGGGCGGGCGGGCCGCGAAATGGCGGGTCGGGCTGCCCGGGGGGCGACCCTGGCGGGCAGGGGGCGGcgaggggccgcggggcgggggtcccctgcccggcccccgggggggggggggggggggggggggaagcccgGGCGAGGGCGCCGCGGGCCCCGCTGAAGGCGGAGGAGCCGTCCCCcgccggggtcggggggctgaggggagcccgCCGCGCTCCGCAGGTGGCCCGGGTTCCGCTCAGCCCAGTTCTTGCCCTCGCCGCCTTGACACCTGCCGGGCTCCGCGGGGTGGCGCGGCCCGGGGGGcgccggcggggcagggcggtGCGGGGCAGGGCGGTGCGGCGGCCCCCGGCGGGaagggcgcggcgggcggggggcggcacgTGCGGGCTGTTCCCGCCCCAGGGCGGGCCCTcggcgggcagcggccgccgTGGTGTGGGGGAGAGCCGCGCGGGGGAAACCGTGCGGAAAAGTAATCCGACgttaaagtaatttttcaaaatctCAATATACCAGATTTAAGATGTTGCAGAAAAGCGTCTTGTACAATTACGTTTTATGCTCGCCATTCCCATAAGTTTTTGTTTCAACATGTAATAAACGCAATTTTGAAAACGTAACATTTCCCATGAATTGGAGATTCTGAGTTTCACACAGGTCAGCGGGGGTGGAGCACGTACACAGAAAAGCAGGGTCTGCTGCTAACAGTACTTAATGAAAACAAATCCTCCAGGAAGAGTGACACTTTGCCTACATCCTAGAGGTTAGAGGCCTCCTTTTCCTAGACCATTGTATATATCCTGTCTCTCTGAGTAACCAAAACAGTCTTAAAGATTTGTAAAGCTTTTCATAGGCTAATAGGTTTCAGTTCTGTAGCAACCACAGCAATCAgctcattaaaaaataatcag includes:
- the EDN3 gene encoding endothelin-3 translates to MELGLLFLFGLTVTSTAGSALPRPRSPPVPAGGEPRSAALGQKEREESEAAAVPAGGRARVDGGTLRRRARRCTCYTYKDKECVYYCHLDIIWINTPERTVPYGLSNYRGSFRGKRSTGQIQSTFQSSFRCSCLDVHDKQCMQFCRRMQDRRRNYGSMKKTEEKDQCREEEHTFIQ